The following proteins come from a genomic window of Montipora capricornis isolate CH-2021 chromosome 9, ASM3666992v2, whole genome shotgun sequence:
- the LOC138015015 gene encoding uncharacterized protein, which translates to MAAFQFLAFILAFCILLCASSVPLHAEPQKIVVSQQNGTDNSTCGNEKTIACQSLNYALGFVKNSTFVYLEPGPYSYNLTEHFNFSNMIEIGVLGNQGSGFVSIDCHLNGSLSFDNSNNITIKGILLRGCGGKHDSTTGDAFHEHAHIPFLSALFFVYCKDILIENCFIVQSPGIGVNMYDVGGEVLIMHSTFENNKPIENISATEEIAVAGGGVYVEFTFKGGLFPFNRNQTELAEYDSNAIYTFYNCTFRNNSAPDQTNFLTLIDNPHGDDHFPFGRGGGLSLFIKGAAKSNLIDVNFCHFEDNFALWGGGVFIEYQDEVQNNTFQVTNCTFRNNKAHYAGGAIRSGTIAQSDILQLLANKLFHKHCTFKKNEAIFGGAVSHHGTLSYMKDPTGKAHYVRYVNCEWVNNYATMGAAVGLATSPSINGLGDLMGRGPLLAYRIDLEDCNITSNGIILTEDKQVIGQGAIYSYCVPVIFRGVIKIENNNNTAVVIENAALHVFGNVTFQNNTGGQGGGLGLYGTSVIMLMPHGQLKFVNNTASEQGGALYVRDSGPPVMAFNTTELNTRACIIAYNNTDSLDNVTQWQTKVVFVGNKVLTGGGGNSVFASTLSGCRRAGEPRINNSTLEWKNTMQYLDPDKTPGEQISTDAVQINVNKTDWHASPSEKFSAFVELIDEKNSSVMGIVNLTISSDDVKLVSTSNLFLIQRHHNQINNLHMLGKQANEFRIDVNTVAGRVVRKLSGKITLKDCYPGFEQKDDGSCSCLNVNGISYCSGDAKYVFLRRGYWGGMVHKNFVTYPCPLNHCNSSIRNNLTFEFSKETICNEGRNGSSVLCGACNEGYSVNLGDEECKEKCRNSHLWLLLVLFIVTVVLVLVVLRIAELDIFTAYLNAWLYSYQIMTFLVQEGQYLDPFITFIIGVANWRVKRVGICLFYGMDNLQKLGINYILPAYVLLVLLVLVRIARCRPSCYINRNVSRAFCTLLVLCYTNVTMVSWDILHYVPLNGTWVLYADGNIEFVRDWKKHLPYTIIAVLWIICFVLFLPLVLLFTPWFKKWIPILENFRLFFDNFQKCFQDRYRWFAAFYFICRVYILSIAMFVPFGPLRRSILEVSCVTIAVICIYLRPYRTTNENEDYSWLNTLDAVLLTNLCFVVIFSSSIVNDTSQSIQDGLEKTVDVLAYVPLVYLIILICYHGWNYCCPRDFNGYEEIAPERP; encoded by the coding sequence CAGAACACTTTAACTTCAGCAACATGATCGAGATTGGCGTCTTAGGGAATCAAGGATCGGGCTTTGTGTCGATTGATTGTCACTTAAACGGAAGCCTTTCATttgacaacagcaacaacatcACAATCAAAGGAATATTACTTCGAGGCTGCGGTGGCAAGCATGATAGCACAACTGGTGATGCGTTTCATGAACATGCTCACATACCTTTCCTCTCTGCTCTGTTTTTTGTTTACTGCAAAGACATCCTTATCGAAAACTGTTTTATTGTCCAGAGTCCAGGTATTGGGGTTAACATGTATGACGTAGGCGGTGAGGTCTTGATTATGCATTCCACGTTTGAGAACAACAAACCCATCGAAAATATTTCAGCTACAGAGGAAATTGCAGTTGCTGGAGGTGGTGTTTATGTGGAATTCACTTTCAAAGGTGGTTTATTTCCGTTCAATCGAAACCAAACAGAATTAGCTGAATATGATAGCAATGCTATTTACACCTTCTACAACTGCACTTTCAGAAACAATTCAGCTCCTGATCAAACTAAtttcttaacattgatagaCAACCCACATGGAGATGACCATTTCCCATTTGGACGTGGAGGAGGCTTATCACTTTTCATTAAGGGGGcagcaaaaagcaacttaattgatgtaaatttttgtcactttgaggacaACTTTGCTCTCTGGGGCGGAGGGGTGTTCATAGAGTACCAAGATGAAGTGCAAAACAACACATTTCAAGTTACAAATTGCACATTTAGAAATAATAAGGCACACTATGCTGGAGGTGCAATCAGAAGTGGTACAATTGCACAAAGTGACATTCTTCAACTACTCGCCAACAAACTGTTTCATAAACATTGCACATTTAAGAAAAATGAGGCTATTTTTGGAGGTGCAGTCTCACATCATGGAACACTCTCCTATATGAAAGATCCTACTGGCAAGGCTCATTATGTACGGTATGTAAATTGTGAATGGGTGAATAACTACGCAACTATGGGTGCTGCTGTGGGTCTGGCTACATCACCGTCTATAAATGGCCTTGGAGATTTGATGGGACGTGGACCCTTACTCGCATACAGAATTGATCTTGAAGACTGCAATATCACCAGCAATGGCATCATTTTGACAGAAGATAAACAAGTCATTGGTCAGGGAGCAATTTATTCCTACTGTGTGCCTGTAATTTTTCGAGGTGTTATAAAGattgaaaataacaataacactgcAGTGGTGATTGAAAATGCAGCTTTGCATGTGTTTGGGAATGTTACCTTTCAAAACAATACCGGGGGGCAAGGCGGAGGCCTTGGATTGTATGGAACATCTGTTATTATGCTAATGCCCCACGGCCAACTTAAGTTTGTGAATAACACTGCTTCAGAGCAAGGAGGAGCTCTTTACGTGAGAGATTCTGGACCACCTGttatggcatttaatacaacaGAGCTTAATACACGAGCATGCATAATTGCTTACAACAACACTGACAGTCTTGACAATGTCACACAATGGCAAACCAAAGTTGTCTTTGTGGGCAACAAAGTATTAACTGGCGGAGGTGGAAACTCAGTGTTTGCATCAACTCTTTCTGGATGCCGACGAGCAGGAGAGCCTCGTATAAATAACTCAACTCTTGAATGGAAAAATACAATGCAGTATTTAGATCCAGATAAGACTCCTGGGGAACAAATTTCTACAGATGCAGTCCAAATCAATGTCAATAAGACAGACTGGCATGCCTCTCCCAGTGAAAAGTTTtcggcttttgttgaattaatTGATGAAAAGAACAGTTCTGTGATGGGCATTGTCAACTTGACTATTAGCAGTGATGATGTAAAACTTGTGTCAACCTCAAATTTGTTCCTCATACAACGTCATCACAACCAAATAAACAATTTGCATATGCTTGGGAAACAGGCCAATGAATTTAGGATTGATGTTAACACAGTCGCAGGCCGTGTGGTGCGCAAACTCTCTGGAAAAATCACACTAAAAGATTGTTATCCTGGCTTTGAGCAAAAGGATGATGGAAGTTGTTCATGTTTAAATGTAAATGGAATTTCATACTGTTCTGGTGACGCAAAGTATGTATTCCTAAGACGTGGTTACTGGGGTGGAATGGTACATAAAAATTTTGTTACATATCCTTGCCCACTAAACCACTGCAATTCCTCAATCAGAAATAATTTGACTTTTGAATTCAGCAAGGAGACAATATGTAATGAAGGCCGCAACGGCTCGAGTGTCTTGTGTGGAGCATGCAATGAAGGGTACTCCGTGAACTTAGGTGATGAAGAATGTAAAGAAAAGTGCCGAAACAGTCATCTCTGGCTACTTCTAGTGCTCTTTATAGTAACTGTTGTGTTAGTATTGGTGGTCCTGCGTATAGCTGAATTGGACATCTTCACAGCTTACCTCAATGCATGGTTGTACTCATATCAAATAATGACATTTCTTGTTCAAGAAGGACAATATCTTGACCCCTTTATCACGTTTATCATTGGTGTAGCAAACTGGAGAGTCAAGAGAGTTGGAATTTGTCTCTTCTATGGAATGGACAACCTCCAAAAGCTTGGCATCAATTACATCCTTCCTGCATATGTTCTTCTTGTGCTGTTAGTTCTCGTGAGAATTGCACGGTGCCGACCATCCTGCTACATTAACAGAAATGTGTCTCGTGCTTTTTGCACTTTGCTGGTTCTTTGTTACACAAATGTGACAATGGTATCGTGGGACATTCTCCACTATGTTCCCTTGAATGGTACATGGGTGCTGTATGCTGATGGTAACATTGAGTTTGTTCGCGACTGGAAAAAGCACCTGCCATATACCATCATTGCTGTTCTCTGGataatttgctttgttttattccTTCCATTGGTACTTCTCTTTACCCCATGGTTCAAGAAGTGGATACCAatcttggaaaatttccggTTGTTCTTTGACAACTTTCAGAAATGCTTTCAAGATCGATACAGGTGGTTTGCTGCGTTTTACTTCATCTGCCGTGTATATATTTTGTCTATTGCCATGTTTGTTCCCTTTGGGCCATTGAGGAGGTCCATCCTAGAGGTGTCATGTGTTACCATTGCGGTGATCTGCATCTACCTCCGTCCATACAGAACCACCAATGAGAATGAAGATTACAGCTGGTTGAATACCTTGGATGCTGTGCTTCTCACAAACCTGTGTTTTGTGGTGATATTTAGTTCAAGCATTGTTAACGATACATCGCAGTCCATTCAAGATGGCCTGGAGAAAACTGTTGATGTTCTGGCATATGTTCCTCTGGTTTATCTCATTATTCTTATTTGCTACCATGGGTGGAACTACTGTTGCCCAAGAGACTTCAATGGCTATGAAGAAATCGCACCAGAAAGACCATAG